In a single window of the Delftia tsuruhatensis genome:
- a CDS encoding DUF1501 domain-containing protein, whose protein sequence is MQRRHFLSLASALPFAAHMGRLRAATPEAATPRLLLVFLRGAYDSNNLLVPTHSDFYYEARPSIAIPRPGEAQGALALDGRWGLHPALEGSIHPLFAGGQACFVPFAGTHDLSRSHFETQDSIELGQDLEGRRNYRSGFLNRLAEVLARDGRNPVTPMAFTSQLPLTLRGSLAAPNMALASVGKSGVDERRSQVIASMYEGSPLGATVKEGFAVRDAVQRSLQQEMDQAGRDAISAKGFSLVARRMATLMRERFDLGFVDVGGWDTHVNQGGATGALANRLEELGQGLAGFAQEIGLEAWRHTVVVVVSEFGRTFRENGNKGTDHGHGTTYWVLGGGLSSRAGGRIVGEQVEVSQKNLFQNRDHPVLNEYRAVLGGLFQRMYGLKADQVQRVFAGVTPRDLQLV, encoded by the coding sequence ATGCAGCGACGCCATTTTCTTTCCCTGGCATCCGCCCTGCCCTTTGCCGCCCACATGGGCCGGCTGCGGGCCGCAACGCCCGAGGCGGCCACGCCACGCCTGCTGCTGGTCTTCCTGCGCGGGGCCTATGACAGCAACAATCTGCTGGTCCCCACGCACAGCGACTTCTATTACGAGGCACGCCCCAGCATCGCCATTCCCCGGCCCGGCGAAGCCCAGGGCGCGCTGGCGCTGGACGGCCGCTGGGGACTGCACCCGGCGCTGGAGGGCAGCATCCATCCCCTGTTCGCGGGCGGCCAGGCCTGCTTCGTGCCGTTCGCCGGCACGCACGACCTGTCGCGCAGCCACTTCGAGACCCAGGACTCCATCGAGCTGGGGCAGGACCTGGAAGGACGTCGCAACTACCGCTCCGGCTTTCTGAACCGGCTGGCCGAGGTGCTGGCACGCGATGGCCGCAACCCGGTCACGCCCATGGCCTTCACCAGCCAGTTGCCCCTGACGCTGCGCGGCAGCCTGGCCGCACCCAACATGGCGCTGGCCTCGGTGGGCAAGAGCGGCGTGGACGAGCGGCGCAGCCAGGTCATTGCCTCCATGTACGAGGGCTCGCCCCTGGGCGCCACGGTCAAGGAGGGCTTTGCCGTGCGCGACGCCGTCCAGCGCAGCCTGCAGCAGGAGATGGACCAGGCCGGCCGCGACGCCATCAGCGCCAAGGGATTTTCCCTGGTGGCGCGGCGCATGGCGACGCTGATGCGCGAGCGCTTCGACCTGGGCTTCGTCGATGTCGGCGGCTGGGACACCCACGTCAACCAGGGCGGCGCCACGGGCGCGCTGGCCAATCGCCTGGAGGAGCTGGGCCAGGGTCTGGCGGGCTTCGCCCAGGAGATCGGGCTCGAGGCCTGGCGCCATACCGTGGTGGTGGTGGTCAGCGAGTTCGGCCGCACCTTCCGCGAGAACGGCAACAAGGGCACGGACCACGGCCACGGCACGACCTACTGGGTGCTGGGAGGCGGGCTGTCATCGCGCGCGGGCGGACGCATCGTGGGCGAGCAGGTCGAGGTTAGCCAGAAGAACCTGTTCCAGAACCGCGACCATCCCGTGCTCAACGAGTACCGCGCCGTGCTCGGCGGCCTGTTCCAGCGCATGTACGGGCTGAAAGCGGACCAGGTCCAGCGGGTGTTCGCAGGCGTGACGCCCCGCGACCTGCAACTGGTTTGA
- the sigJ gene encoding RNA polymerase sigma factor SigJ: MQTSSATHDPDSLALFERHRARLFGLAYRMLGQRADAEDLVQEAWLRWHGAERAGIEQPEAWLVSVTTRLAIDRLRRLRAEREHYQGFWLPEPLVQPWSEEAAPSSQDLLERAHDVSTALMFVLEQLTPDERAAFLLREVFDADYAEVAQALGRSEAACRQLVHRARSHVQAGRPRFAAPPEAHAALLKRFAQAVQGGDFAQIQALFAPDAELISDGGGKVPSFGRVLETGRRLALLYFATTRRMRRNGQTQTLHLARINGLPGLLRCIDGQLESVQTLLVEDGLVRRIYTLRNPDKLAGVPVPPETLA, translated from the coding sequence ATGCAGACCTCCTCCGCCACCCACGATCCCGATTCCCTGGCGCTGTTCGAGCGCCACCGCGCACGCCTGTTCGGCCTGGCCTACCGCATGCTGGGTCAGCGCGCCGACGCGGAAGATCTGGTCCAGGAGGCCTGGTTGCGCTGGCATGGCGCCGAGCGTGCCGGCATAGAGCAGCCCGAGGCCTGGCTGGTCTCGGTGACCACGCGGCTGGCCATCGACCGGCTGCGCCGCCTGCGCGCCGAACGCGAGCACTACCAGGGCTTCTGGCTGCCCGAGCCGCTGGTCCAGCCCTGGTCCGAGGAGGCTGCGCCCTCGTCGCAGGATCTGCTGGAGCGTGCACACGACGTATCCACCGCCCTGATGTTCGTCCTGGAGCAGCTCACGCCCGACGAGCGCGCCGCCTTCCTGCTGCGCGAGGTCTTCGACGCCGACTATGCCGAGGTGGCACAGGCCCTGGGCCGCAGCGAGGCCGCCTGCCGGCAGCTGGTGCACCGCGCGCGCAGCCACGTGCAGGCCGGCCGCCCGCGCTTTGCCGCGCCGCCCGAGGCCCATGCGGCTTTGCTCAAGCGCTTCGCGCAGGCCGTGCAGGGCGGGGATTTCGCGCAGATCCAGGCGCTGTTCGCGCCCGATGCCGAACTCATCAGCGACGGTGGCGGAAAGGTCCCCTCGTTCGGCCGCGTGCTGGAGACCGGCCGGCGTCTGGCCCTGCTGTACTTCGCCACCACGCGGCGCATGCGGCGCAATGGCCAGACCCAGACCTTGCATCTGGCGCGCATCAACGGGCTGCCGGGCCTGCTGCGCTGCATCGATGGCCAGCTAGAGTCGGTACAGACGCTGCTGGTCGAGGACGGGCTGGTTCGCCGCATCTACACGCTGCGCAATCCCGACAAGCTGGCCGGCGTGCCCGTGCCGCCGGAGACGCTCGCCTGA
- a CDS encoding GNAT family N-acetyltransferase encodes MSESFVPSPAFQVRPLMAADLAGLMQVQLACYGADYAESAEVFARRLASAAHCSLVLEQGGRVRAYLAAYRSRMAKVTPLHGDFEAVPQADTLYLHDMAVHPEAAGQGMAGALLAPLWTQARAEGLRHTALVSVQGSRGYWERHGYAVQRLDNPLQQQNLDSYGEGALYMVRPL; translated from the coding sequence ATGTCCGAGTCTTTCGTGCCATCCCCCGCTTTCCAGGTCCGTCCTCTGATGGCAGCCGACCTTGCCGGCCTGATGCAGGTGCAGCTGGCCTGCTATGGCGCGGACTATGCCGAAAGCGCAGAGGTCTTCGCGCGCCGCCTGGCCAGCGCCGCCCATTGCTCGCTGGTGCTGGAGCAGGGCGGCCGGGTGCGCGCCTACCTGGCGGCCTACCGCAGCCGGATGGCCAAGGTCACGCCGCTGCATGGCGATTTCGAGGCCGTGCCGCAGGCCGATACGCTGTACCTGCACGACATGGCCGTGCATCCCGAGGCAGCGGGCCAGGGCATGGCCGGCGCGCTGCTGGCACCGCTGTGGACCCAGGCGCGCGCCGAGGGACTGCGTCACACGGCCCTGGTATCGGTGCAGGGCTCGCGCGGCTACTGGGAGCGCCATGGCTATGCCGTCCAGCGGCTGGACAACCCCTTGCAGCAGCAGAACCTGGACAGCTATGGCGAAGGCGCGCTGTACATGGTGCGGCCGCTGTAG
- a CDS encoding LysE family translocator: MLALNDLLVFAGASLLLVLTPGPNMLYLISRSLCQGRQAGVVSLAGVVLGFFVHMLCASLGLTALFMAVPLAFDLLKWAGALYLLYMAWQAVRPQGRSPFEATALPPESPRRLFTMGLVTSILNPKVAIFYLSIFPQFVSPEHGSVLTQSLVLGMVQITTSFSVNLLITLFAARIAAWFAHNPHWLRVQKWVMATVLAGLALRLAAEQRRAV; this comes from the coding sequence ATGCTTGCCCTCAACGATCTGCTGGTATTCGCCGGCGCCTCCCTGCTGCTGGTGCTCACGCCCGGCCCCAACATGCTCTACCTGATCTCGCGTTCACTGTGCCAGGGCCGCCAGGCAGGCGTGGTCTCGCTGGCCGGCGTGGTGCTGGGCTTTTTCGTGCACATGCTGTGCGCCAGCCTGGGGCTGACTGCGCTGTTCATGGCCGTGCCCCTGGCCTTCGACCTGCTCAAGTGGGCCGGCGCGCTGTACCTGCTGTACATGGCCTGGCAGGCCGTGCGCCCCCAGGGCCGTTCGCCCTTCGAGGCCACGGCATTGCCGCCGGAGTCGCCGCGCAGGCTGTTCACCATGGGCCTGGTCACCAGCATCCTCAACCCCAAGGTCGCCATCTTCTACCTGTCGATCTTTCCGCAGTTCGTCTCGCCCGAGCATGGCTCCGTGCTCACGCAAAGCCTGGTGCTGGGCATGGTCCAGATCACCACCAGCTTCAGCGTCAACCTGCTGATCACGCTGTTCGCGGCCCGCATCGCCGCCTGGTTCGCCCACAACCCGCACTGGCTGCGCGTGCAGAAATGGGTGATGGCCACGGTGCTGGCGGGCCTTGCGCTGCGCCTGGCCGCCGAGCAGCGCCGGGCGGTCTGA
- a CDS encoding PAS domain S-box protein: MSWDQLFVLGWAPHPQWFQWLHPGLVTLSVAVAVATSMVAMQIAGLARNAASPRLRRVGVLTGAFCLGAGIWAMHFIGMLAFLPCTFGDYDPWITAVSMLPSMLASWLALTLMVRPGLSTRALVGGGVLMGLGIGSMHYIGMAAAETWTWMLYDPWGVLLSVAVAAGMAMLSLWVRFRLGNTGRLWPTLVAGIVMGLAISCMHYAGLYALRLKPEIEALARQDSPTHGLLVFSIVGVVVLIFGLVFAVNMTLRYRQIYRQVQRSESRLRAVVETAVDGIVMIDGRGGIVSFNGAAERLLGWTAQEVMGRSVAMLMPASGCDGQGGSLQKHLATGFAGLIGSSRDVHALHRDGSQIAVRLAVGRVAIAGDPLFVGFVTDIRERRQMMQSLRRSEEQYRTLINNVPGTTFRCLYDGRWTPLLLSRSIEELTGWTEQDFFDGLTGWDRLIHAEDRERLEAAVAGALARRQTYNAEYRLLHRDGGIRWVTETGRGVFNDQEELAWIDGVIMDQTAARARNAEFEGTVRAIDLSLATIEYDLQGHVLRANRNFLDLFGYRLEEIAGRHHGMFCEPGYAHTQEHLQFWQRLAQGEFQAGEYPRCGHEGRRIWVQATYNPILDANGRPYKIVKLLTDISAQRKLAQELVLAKEHAEAAAAARSTFLANMSHEIRTPMNAIIGFTEALRETALQPTQARYLDTVHYAARSMLRLLNDILDTAKLDKGAVELEIEDFSVRELCQQILASLRITADRKGLDLRLDYDPHTPQALRGDGMRVQQILVNLLGNAVKFTERGHVLLRVRYEQGVLLLDVHDTGIGIAPEKIHRIFDPFAQADASTTRRFGGTGLGTTISRQLAELMGGSIQLHSTVGVGTVFEVRLPLPVGESLLPERGAPSRSLPPLHILAVDDVPENLELLQINFSSQNHQMVLAHDGAEALRCVQAQEPPFDVVLMDLQMPGMDGLAAARAIRVWERQLQRRPVPIVALSASVLEKDRSDASAAGMDGFASKPLDMARLQAEIARLLSLQVALKEARPPAPATAQAGLPDVTVDWASGIALWGRVDPLVAAIRRFLNEQLDLASRLHRAMERSGPQALAGLAHRVRGAAGNLGLQAVYRLASQLESQAQEGAVPQQLAAGIAQLQLALDAVATELRQRHPASLPPDEASGASPVRSCETAQAGGAGADQRALPEEARPWLERVVAALQSGELDGQAMQALVRMLAAEQLHPLQQALDNFDFERAQQCAQQLQEQLPSNDGDRA; the protein is encoded by the coding sequence ATGAGCTGGGACCAGCTGTTCGTGCTGGGATGGGCTCCCCATCCCCAGTGGTTCCAGTGGCTTCATCCGGGGTTGGTGACGTTGTCCGTGGCCGTGGCGGTGGCCACGTCGATGGTGGCCATGCAGATCGCGGGGCTGGCGCGCAATGCCGCCTCGCCGCGGCTGCGGCGCGTCGGCGTGCTGACCGGTGCCTTCTGCCTGGGCGCGGGCATCTGGGCCATGCACTTCATCGGCATGCTGGCCTTCCTGCCCTGCACCTTCGGCGACTATGACCCCTGGATCACGGCGGTGTCCATGCTGCCCAGCATGCTGGCGTCCTGGCTGGCACTGACGCTGATGGTGCGGCCCGGGCTGTCCACCCGGGCGCTGGTGGGCGGCGGCGTGCTCATGGGGCTGGGCATTGGCTCCATGCACTACATCGGCATGGCCGCTGCCGAGACCTGGACCTGGATGCTCTACGACCCCTGGGGCGTGCTGCTGTCGGTGGCCGTGGCCGCCGGCATGGCCATGCTGTCGCTGTGGGTGCGCTTTCGCCTGGGCAACACCGGGCGCCTGTGGCCCACCCTGGTCGCGGGCATCGTCATGGGGCTGGCCATCTCCTGCATGCACTATGCGGGCCTGTACGCGCTGCGCCTGAAGCCGGAGATCGAGGCGCTGGCGCGGCAGGACTCGCCCACGCACGGCCTGCTGGTGTTTTCCATCGTGGGCGTGGTGGTGCTGATCTTCGGCCTGGTGTTCGCGGTCAACATGACGCTGCGCTACCGCCAGATCTACCGCCAGGTCCAGCGCAGCGAGTCGCGCCTGCGCGCCGTGGTGGAGACGGCCGTGGACGGCATCGTGATGATCGACGGGCGCGGCGGCATCGTCTCCTTCAACGGGGCGGCCGAGCGGCTGCTGGGCTGGACCGCGCAGGAGGTCATGGGCCGCAGCGTGGCCATGCTCATGCCCGCATCGGGCTGTGACGGCCAGGGCGGGTCCCTGCAAAAGCACCTGGCCACGGGATTCGCGGGGCTGATCGGCTCCAGTCGCGATGTGCACGCGCTGCACCGGGACGGCTCGCAGATCGCCGTGCGACTGGCCGTGGGCCGGGTGGCCATCGCGGGCGATCCGCTGTTCGTGGGCTTCGTGACCGACATCCGCGAACGCCGCCAGATGATGCAGTCGCTGCGCCGCAGCGAGGAGCAGTACCGCACGCTCATCAACAACGTGCCGGGCACCACGTTCCGCTGCCTGTACGACGGCCGCTGGACTCCCCTGCTGCTCAGCCGTTCCATCGAGGAACTGACGGGCTGGACGGAGCAGGATTTCTTCGACGGCCTGACCGGCTGGGACCGGCTCATCCATGCCGAGGACCGCGAGCGCCTGGAGGCCGCCGTCGCAGGCGCGCTGGCCCGGCGCCAGACCTACAACGCCGAGTACCGCCTGTTGCACCGTGACGGCGGCATCCGCTGGGTGACCGAGACCGGGCGCGGCGTCTTCAACGACCAGGAGGAACTGGCCTGGATCGACGGCGTGATCATGGACCAGACGGCGGCGCGGGCCCGCAATGCCGAGTTCGAAGGCACGGTGCGCGCCATCGATCTGTCGCTGGCCACCATCGAGTACGACCTGCAGGGCCATGTCCTGCGCGCCAACCGCAACTTCCTGGACCTGTTCGGCTACCGGCTCGAGGAGATCGCGGGCCGCCACCATGGCATGTTCTGCGAGCCTGGCTATGCCCATACGCAGGAGCATCTGCAGTTCTGGCAAAGGCTGGCACAGGGCGAGTTCCAGGCCGGCGAGTACCCGCGCTGCGGGCACGAGGGGCGGCGCATCTGGGTGCAGGCCACCTACAACCCCATCCTCGATGCCAATGGGCGGCCCTACAAGATCGTCAAGCTGCTCACCGACATCAGCGCCCAGCGCAAGCTGGCCCAGGAACTGGTACTGGCCAAGGAGCATGCCGAGGCCGCAGCGGCCGCGCGCAGCACCTTCCTGGCCAACATGAGCCACGAGATCCGCACGCCCATGAACGCCATCATCGGCTTCACCGAAGCGCTGCGCGAGACAGCCCTGCAGCCCACGCAGGCGCGCTACCTGGACACCGTGCATTACGCGGCGCGCTCCATGCTGCGCCTGCTCAACGACATCCTGGACACGGCCAAGCTCGACAAGGGGGCGGTGGAGCTGGAGATCGAGGACTTCTCGGTGCGCGAGCTGTGCCAGCAGATCCTGGCCTCGCTGCGCATCACGGCCGACCGCAAGGGCCTGGACCTGCGGCTGGACTACGATCCGCACACGCCACAGGCACTGCGCGGCGATGGCATGCGCGTGCAGCAGATCCTCGTGAACCTGCTGGGCAATGCGGTCAAGTTCACCGAGCGCGGCCATGTGCTGCTGCGCGTGCGCTACGAGCAGGGCGTGCTCCTGCTGGATGTGCATGACACGGGCATAGGCATCGCGCCCGAGAAGATCCACCGCATCTTCGATCCGTTCGCGCAGGCCGATGCCTCCACGACCCGGCGCTTTGGCGGCACGGGGCTGGGCACGACCATTTCGCGCCAGCTCGCCGAGCTCATGGGTGGCAGCATCCAGCTGCACAGCACCGTGGGCGTGGGCACGGTGTTCGAGGTGCGCCTGCCCCTGCCGGTGGGCGAATCGCTGCTGCCTGAACGCGGCGCGCCCTCGCGCAGCCTGCCACCACTGCACATCCTGGCCGTGGACGACGTGCCCGAGAACCTGGAGCTGCTGCAGATCAACTTCTCCAGCCAGAACCACCAGATGGTGCTGGCCCATGACGGCGCCGAGGCGCTGCGCTGCGTGCAGGCGCAGGAGCCGCCCTTCGACGTGGTGCTGATGGACCTGCAGATGCCGGGCATGGACGGCCTGGCGGCCGCGCGCGCCATCCGCGTCTGGGAGCGCCAGCTGCAGCGCCGGCCCGTGCCCATCGTGGCGCTGTCGGCCAGCGTGCTGGAGAAGGACCGCAGCGACGCCAGTGCCGCCGGCATGGACGGCTTCGCCTCCAAGCCGCTGGACATGGCGCGCCTGCAGGCCGAGATCGCGCGCCTGCTGTCCCTGCAGGTCGCACTCAAGGAGGCCAGGCCGCCGGCGCCTGCCACCGCCCAGGCGGGGCTGCCCGATGTCACGGTGGACTGGGCCTCGGGCATCGCCCTGTGGGGCCGCGTCGATCCGCTGGTGGCGGCCATACGCCGTTTTCTGAACGAGCAGCTGGACCTGGCCTCGCGTCTGCACCGTGCCATGGAGCGCTCGGGGCCGCAGGCCCTGGCGGGGCTGGCCCACCGCGTACGCGGCGCGGCCGGCAACCTGGGACTGCAGGCCGTGTACCGGTTGGCCTCGCAACTGGAGAGCCAGGCGCAGGAAGGCGCCGTGCCCCAGCAACTGGCAGCCGGCATCGCGCAGCTGCAGCTGGCACTCGATGCGGTGGCAACGGAGCTGCGCCAGCGCCATCCGGCCTCCCTGCCGCCTGATGAGGCCTCGGGCGCGTCGCCAGTCCGATCCTGCGAGACGGCGCAGGCGGGCGGTGCGGGGGCGGACCAGCGGGCATTGCCCGAGGAGGCCAGGCCCTGGCTGGAGCGCGTGGTCGCCGCGCTGCAAAGCGGCGAGCTCGATGGCCAGGCCATGCAGGCACTGGTGCGCATGCTGGCGGCCGAACAACTGCATCCGCTGCAGCAGGCACTGGATAATTTCGACTTCGAGCGCGCGCAGCAATGCGCCCAGCAGCTGCAGGAGCAACTGCCCTCGAACGATGGAGACAGAGCATGA
- a CDS encoding DUF2061 domain-containing protein translates to MSRIRQTLHHHRNTLMKTASYYVIHVTVAAAVAYAVTGNLWAALTLSLLEPTVQAVAFFFHEKLWERGLRRRAAAAAAA, encoded by the coding sequence ATGAGCCGCATCCGCCAGACCCTGCACCACCATCGCAACACGCTGATGAAGACCGCCAGCTACTACGTGATCCATGTCACCGTGGCGGCGGCCGTGGCCTATGCCGTGACCGGCAACCTCTGGGCTGCGCTGACGCTCAGCCTGCTGGAGCCCACCGTCCAGGCCGTGGCCTTCTTCTTCCACGAAAAGCTGTGGGAACGCGGCCTGCGCCGGCGCGCGGCAGCGGCGGCCGCCGCCTGA
- a CDS encoding DMT family transporter, whose protein sequence is MPLPSLLRLLALAALWGGSFVLLRVAVPALGALPTAFVRVLLGALGLLLLLAALRLRPRFQGRLAAAMALGVVNSGVPFLMYALAARSLPAGYSAILNATTPLMGVILGALAFGERITAARLTGVFVGLAGVAVLAQAGPVALTAEVLLGIAACLVATACYGAAGFLTRRWITDRGGLDSRIVALGSQCGAVLVLLPFMLWQLWREPQAPAQWAAAPLQAWGAMLVLGLLCTALAYVLYFRLIADVGPLKALTVTFLIPLFGVAWGWLLLGESATLAHAAGGGLIALALWLVLRPASPLAARMQPGGGVR, encoded by the coding sequence ATGCCACTGCCCAGCCTGTTGCGCCTTCTCGCCCTCGCCGCCCTGTGGGGCGGCAGTTTCGTGCTGCTGCGCGTGGCCGTCCCCGCGCTGGGCGCCTTGCCCACGGCCTTTGTCCGGGTGCTGCTGGGCGCGCTGGGCCTGCTCCTGCTGCTGGCCGCGCTGCGCCTGCGGCCACGCTTTCAGGGGCGGCTGGCCGCCGCCATGGCCCTGGGCGTGGTGAACTCCGGCGTGCCCTTTCTCATGTATGCACTGGCAGCGCGCAGCCTGCCGGCCGGCTACAGCGCCATCCTCAATGCGACCACCCCGCTCATGGGCGTGATCCTGGGTGCGCTGGCCTTTGGCGAACGCATCACGGCGGCGCGCCTGACGGGGGTGTTCGTGGGCCTGGCCGGCGTGGCCGTGCTCGCCCAGGCCGGGCCGGTGGCGTTGACGGCCGAGGTGCTGCTGGGCATCGCCGCCTGCCTGGTGGCCACGGCCTGTTACGGCGCAGCGGGGTTTCTCACGCGCCGGTGGATCACGGACCGTGGGGGCCTGGACAGCCGCATCGTGGCGCTGGGCAGCCAGTGCGGCGCGGTGCTGGTGCTGCTGCCCTTCATGCTGTGGCAGCTGTGGCGCGAGCCGCAGGCGCCCGCGCAGTGGGCGGCGGCGCCCCTGCAGGCCTGGGGGGCCATGTTGGTGCTGGGCCTGCTGTGCACGGCGCTGGCGTATGTGCTGTATTTCCGGCTGATTGCCGATGTGGGGCCGCTGAAGGCGCTGACCGTCACCTTTCTGATTCCCCTGTTTGGCGTTGCCTGGGGTTGGCTGCTGCTGGGCGAATCCGCCACGCTGGCCCACGCGGCCGGCGGAGGGCTGATCGCGCTGGCGCTGTGGCTGGTGCTCAGGCCCGCGTCGCCACTGGCGGCGCGCATGCAGCCGGGGGGTGGGGTGCGCTGA
- a CDS encoding NUDIX hydrolase gives MRAMPDRWKPNVTVAAIIERDGRFLLVEEDTADGVRYNTPAGHLDPAESPVDACVREVDEETAHDFVPTALVGVYLNRFLRTRTGSDITYLRFAFTGELGDFRAGQALDEGIIRTVWMTLDELKACADRHRSPLVMQSIEDYLAGRRYPLELIHTDPSVSQAPRAH, from the coding sequence ATGCGCGCCATGCCCGATCGCTGGAAACCCAATGTCACCGTGGCGGCCATCATTGAGCGCGATGGCCGCTTCCTGCTGGTGGAAGAAGACACGGCCGATGGTGTGCGCTACAACACCCCCGCAGGCCATCTCGACCCGGCCGAGTCGCCCGTCGACGCCTGCGTGCGCGAAGTCGACGAGGAGACGGCGCATGATTTCGTGCCCACGGCCCTGGTCGGCGTCTACCTGAACCGCTTTCTGCGCACGCGCACCGGCTCGGACATCACCTATCTGCGCTTTGCATTCACCGGCGAGCTGGGCGACTTCCGGGCCGGCCAGGCCCTGGACGAAGGCATCATCCGCACTGTGTGGATGACGCTCGACGAGCTCAAGGCCTGCGCGGACCGACACCGCAGTCCGCTGGTCATGCAGAGCATCGAGGACTATCTGGCGGGCCGCCGCTATCCGCTGGAACTGATCCACACCGACCCCAGCGTGTCGCAGGCGCCGCGCGCGCATTGA
- a CDS encoding HD-GYP domain-containing protein, whose product MNAPNLLATDKRPRLLLVDDDPTNLHVLRQILGEDYRLSFATDGRRALQLAQHQPDLILLDIMMPELDGYAVCRQLKAQADTARIPVIFITALSDGQDEALGFASGAVDYIVKPVRAPVVRARVRNHLSLVKLDELRSTRLQIVQRLGRAAEYRDNETGMHVIRMSHYAKTLALAAGCTDEWADDLLNAAPMHDVGKIGIPDAILLKNGPLTPEEWSVMRRHPQIGAEIIGEHDSQVLQMAYSIALTHHEKWDGTGYPKGLAGEDIPLASRIVAVADVFDALTTERPYKHAWSVDDAMEHIEQQAGAHFDPRLVPLFIGLRPQLEDIRERWKD is encoded by the coding sequence ATGAATGCGCCCAATCTACTGGCAACGGACAAGCGCCCGCGCCTGCTGCTGGTCGACGATGACCCGACGAATCTGCACGTGCTGCGGCAGATCCTCGGCGAGGACTACCGGCTTTCCTTCGCCACGGATGGGCGCCGCGCGCTGCAGCTGGCACAGCACCAGCCGGACCTGATCCTGCTGGACATCATGATGCCCGAGCTGGACGGCTATGCCGTATGCCGCCAGCTCAAGGCACAGGCGGACACGGCCCGCATCCCCGTGATCTTCATCACGGCACTGTCGGACGGCCAGGACGAGGCCCTGGGCTTTGCCTCCGGCGCCGTGGACTACATCGTCAAGCCCGTGCGCGCACCGGTGGTCCGCGCGCGGGTGCGCAACCATCTGTCGCTGGTCAAGCTCGACGAGCTGCGCAGCACGCGGCTGCAGATCGTGCAGCGCCTGGGCCGCGCGGCCGAATACCGTGACAACGAGACCGGCATGCATGTGATCCGCATGAGCCATTACGCCAAGACGCTGGCGCTGGCGGCCGGCTGCACCGACGAATGGGCGGACGACCTGCTCAACGCCGCGCCCATGCACGATGTGGGCAAGATCGGCATCCCCGATGCCATCCTGCTCAAGAACGGCCCGCTGACGCCCGAGGAATGGAGCGTCATGCGCCGCCACCCGCAGATCGGTGCCGAGATCATCGGCGAGCACGACTCCCAGGTGCTGCAGATGGCCTACAGCATCGCGCTGACCCACCACGAGAAATGGGACGGCACGGGCTATCCGAAAGGCCTGGCGGGCGAGGACATACCGCTGGCCTCGCGCATCGTGGCCGTGGCCGACGTGTTCGACGCGCTCACCACCGAGCGCCCCTACAAGCACGCCTGGAGCGTGGACGACGCCATGGAGCACATCGAGCAGCAGGCCGGCGCGCACTTCGACCCCCGCCTGGTGCCGCTGTTCATCGGACTGCGCCCGCAGCTCGAGGACATCCGCGAACGCTGGAAGGACTGA
- a CDS encoding LysR family transcriptional regulator: MTDFSADPGRQAPPHARRPRAALGQLSDMDLRLLRVFKAVVECGGMAAAELELNIGSSTLSRHMKDLEERLGLTLCRRGRAGFALTPEGHRIYEATLQLLGGVEGFLGQVDDIHGRLAGTLDVALFDKTVGNPQSRIPEAIAALHDQAPQLHLRLHVASIQAIERGLMEGRWQVGILPSAPSSDALDSARLFGERMQLYCAPGHVLHGADHGALDWEGLGAHAFAGLGYQSPNMALSHQAGLQRQATGFDQEAIAMLVRSGRYLGFLPDHYAQAMQDQGLLQAVAPHRFFYPCDFFAVWRNAVAPGRAARVFIDALLKVHST; encoded by the coding sequence ATGACCGATTTTTCTGCGGACCCGGGGCGGCAGGCGCCTCCGCATGCCCGGCGCCCCCGCGCCGCCTTGGGCCAGCTCAGCGACATGGACCTGCGCCTGCTGCGCGTGTTCAAGGCCGTGGTCGAGTGCGGTGGCATGGCGGCGGCCGAGCTGGAGCTGAACATCGGCAGCTCCACGCTGAGCCGCCACATGAAGGACCTGGAGGAGCGCCTGGGCCTGACGCTGTGCCGGCGCGGCCGTGCCGGCTTCGCGCTCACGCCCGAAGGCCATCGCATCTATGAGGCGACGCTGCAACTGCTCGGCGGCGTGGAAGGCTTCCTGGGCCAGGTGGACGACATCCACGGCCGGCTGGCCGGCACGCTGGACGTGGCGCTGTTCGACAAGACCGTCGGCAATCCGCAATCGCGCATTCCTGAAGCGATCGCTGCACTGCACGACCAGGCGCCGCAGCTGCACCTGCGCCTGCATGTGGCCTCGATCCAGGCCATTGAGCGCGGGCTGATGGAGGGGCGCTGGCAGGTGGGCATCCTGCCGTCGGCACCCAGCTCGGATGCGCTGGACAGCGCGCGGCTGTTCGGAGAGCGCATGCAGCTGTACTGCGCACCTGGCCATGTGCTGCACGGGGCCGACCATGGCGCGCTGGATTGGGAGGGACTGGGCGCGCATGCCTTTGCGGGCCTGGGCTACCAGTCACCCAACATGGCGCTGAGCCACCAGGCAGGCTTGCAGCGGCAGGCCACGGGGTTCGACCAGGAGGCCATCGCCATGCTGGTGCGTTCGGGGCGTTACCTGGGCTTCCTGCCCGACCACTATGCACAGGCCATGCAGGACCAGGGCCTGCTGCAGGCCGTGGCTCCGCACAGGTTCTTCTATCCGTGCGATTTCTTCGCCGTCTGGCGCAATGCCGTTGCGCCGGGGCGCGCGGCCCGGGTGTTCATCGATGCGCTGTTGAAGGTACACAGTACGTGA